Proteins encoded by one window of Dryocola sp. LX212:
- the azuC gene encoding stress response protein AzuC has translation MKLRKILKSMFENYCKTFKDVPPGAMF, from the coding sequence ATGAAACTGCGCAAAATCCTGAAAAGCATGTTCGAAAACTACTGCAAAACCTTTAAAGATGTACCGCCGGGCGCCATGTTCTAA
- a CDS encoding MFS transporter: MSDSPSPQQKRGLSPTALLVAGAFFMEFLDGTVIATALPEMARTFAVDAVDLNIGMSAYLLTLAVLIPASGWIADRFGARKVFTLALGIFTLASVLCGLANSLEQFVAMRVLQGVGGALMVPVGRLAVLRSTPKHQLITAIATLTWPALVAPIIGPPLGGFITSYASWRWIFYINLPLGLAAMAQAWRIIPDIHDDERRPFDGIGFVSTAVAMVCLVYGLERLGGEHIDLLATGGLLALGAAALCFSLRHFRHAAHPMVRLDALKVQTFGVTMYGGSLFRTSISAVPFLLPLLFQVGFGMDAFHSGLLVLAVFAGNLTMKPGTTWLIRRLGFKKLLLVNGLLNVAALLACAFLTPHTATWVTIITLFLGGMFRSMQFTGISTLAFADIPANQMSYANTLFSTATQLSVGLGITLGAIGIRLGEKISGWLDLSPVPGMSIKISFVLITLICLLGLVDLLRLPRAAGSTVSNKA; encoded by the coding sequence ATGTCTGACTCCCCTTCCCCGCAGCAAAAACGCGGCCTCTCCCCTACCGCACTGCTGGTTGCCGGCGCCTTTTTCATGGAGTTTCTGGACGGGACCGTGATTGCCACCGCGCTGCCGGAAATGGCCAGAACTTTTGCCGTTGACGCGGTGGATCTGAATATCGGCATGAGCGCCTACCTGCTGACGCTGGCGGTACTGATCCCGGCCAGCGGCTGGATTGCCGACCGCTTCGGTGCAAGAAAGGTCTTTACCCTCGCGCTGGGCATTTTTACCCTCGCCTCCGTGCTTTGCGGGCTGGCAAACAGCCTTGAGCAGTTTGTTGCCATGCGCGTTTTGCAGGGCGTGGGCGGTGCGCTGATGGTGCCGGTCGGCCGCCTCGCCGTTTTGAGAAGCACGCCAAAGCACCAGCTGATTACCGCGATTGCCACCCTGACCTGGCCTGCCCTTGTCGCGCCGATTATTGGCCCGCCGCTGGGCGGGTTTATTACCAGCTATGCGTCATGGCGCTGGATTTTCTATATTAATCTTCCGCTGGGCCTGGCCGCGATGGCGCAGGCCTGGCGAATAATTCCGGATATTCACGACGACGAGCGGCGCCCCTTCGACGGCATCGGCTTTGTCAGCACCGCGGTTGCCATGGTATGCCTGGTCTACGGGCTGGAGAGGCTGGGCGGCGAGCATATTGACCTGCTGGCTACCGGCGGTCTGCTGGCGCTGGGCGCGGCGGCGCTCTGCTTTTCCCTCCGCCATTTCAGGCATGCCGCCCATCCGATGGTCAGGCTGGATGCGCTAAAAGTGCAGACCTTCGGGGTAACGATGTACGGCGGATCGCTGTTCCGCACCTCCATCAGCGCCGTGCCGTTTTTGCTGCCGCTGCTGTTTCAGGTGGGATTTGGTATGGACGCCTTTCACTCCGGGCTGCTGGTGCTGGCGGTCTTTGCGGGAAATCTGACGATGAAACCGGGCACGACCTGGCTTATCCGCCGTCTGGGTTTTAAAAAGCTGCTGCTCGTTAACGGCCTGCTGAACGTTGCCGCCCTGCTCGCCTGCGCATTCCTGACGCCGCATACCGCAACGTGGGTGACAATCATCACTCTTTTTCTTGGCGGGATGTTCCGTTCGATGCAGTTTACCGGCATCAGCACGCTGGCCTTTGCGGATATTCCTGCAAACCAGATGAGCTACGCCAATACGCTGTTCAGCACGGCGACGCAGCTGTCGGTCGGCCTCGGCATTACGCTAGGGGCGATTGGCATCCGGCTCGGGGAAAAAATCAGCGGCTGGCTGGATCTGAGCCCCGTCCCGGGAATGAGCATTAAAATTTCGTTTGTGCTGATTACGCTGATTTGTCTGCTGGGGCTGGTTGATTTACTGCGGCTGCCACGAGCGGCGGGAAGTACGGTGTCGAATAAAGCGTAA
- a CDS encoding RpiB/LacA/LacB family sugar-phosphate isomerase produces the protein MKIALMMENSQAGKNATILNELQAVASEKEYPVYNVGMSDEQDHHLTYIHLGIMASILLNSKAVDFVVTGCGTGQGAMMSLNIHPGVVCGYCLDPADAFLFSQINNGNALSLAFAKGFGWGAELNVRYMFEKAFTGRKGEGYPADRKEPQVRNAGILNQVKAAVVKENYLDTLRAIDPELVKTAVTGERFQKCFFENCQNKEIEAFVREILA, from the coding sequence ATGAAAATTGCACTGATGATGGAAAACAGTCAGGCGGGCAAAAATGCCACCATCCTTAACGAATTGCAGGCCGTGGCTTCTGAAAAAGAGTACCCGGTTTACAACGTGGGGATGAGCGACGAGCAGGATCACCACCTGACCTATATCCATCTGGGCATTATGGCCAGCATCCTGCTGAATTCAAAAGCGGTTGATTTTGTCGTGACCGGCTGCGGCACGGGCCAGGGCGCGATGATGTCTCTGAATATTCACCCGGGCGTGGTCTGCGGCTACTGCCTGGATCCGGCGGATGCTTTCCTGTTCTCTCAAATCAACAACGGTAACGCGCTGTCCCTGGCCTTCGCGAAAGGCTTTGGCTGGGGTGCCGAGCTGAACGTGCGCTATATGTTTGAGAAAGCTTTCACCGGCCGTAAAGGCGAAGGCTATCCGGCAGATCGTAAAGAGCCGCAGGTTCGCAACGCGGGCATCCTTAACCAGGTTAAAGCTGCCGTGGTGAAAGAGAACTACCTCGATACGCTGCGCGCCATCGATCCTGAGCTGGTGAAAACCGCCGTTACCGGCGAGCGTTTCCAGAAATGCTTCTTCGAAAACTGCCAGAACAAAGAGATTGAAGCCTTCGTGCGTGAAATCCTTGCCTGA
- the yecR gene encoding YecR family lipoprotein → MYRSIALLTALLMSGCTINKTPEPVKGSEVAGVVRLGFDKSPLQNARVDTFIALSAASHQCQQWGYISALPYGEPITTCSVTGGSLCLSQQVTLEYQCQGIGMEKYVRDNLIVQ, encoded by the coding sequence ATGTACCGTTCAATTGCTTTACTGACCGCCCTGTTAATGAGCGGCTGCACCATCAATAAAACGCCGGAGCCGGTAAAAGGCAGCGAAGTGGCGGGCGTTGTGCGCCTGGGCTTCGATAAATCACCGCTGCAAAATGCCCGGGTGGATACCTTCATCGCCTTGTCGGCTGCCAGCCACCAGTGCCAGCAGTGGGGCTATATCTCCGCCCTGCCCTACGGCGAGCCGATCACAACCTGCAGCGTTACCGGCGGTTCGCTGTGCCTGAGCCAGCAGGTTACGCTGGAATATCAGTGCCAGGGAATTGGCATGGAAAAATACGTGCGGGATAATTTAATCGTGCAGTAA
- the ftnA gene encoding non-heme ferritin — translation MLKAEMVEKLNEQMNLELYSSLLYQQMSAWCCYHSFEGAAAFLRRHAQEEMEHMQRLFAYLTDTGNMPRINAVPAPVNEYASLDALFNATYEHEQLITRQINELAHAAMTSQDYPTFNFLQWYVSEQHEEEKLFKSVLDKLSLVGKSGEGLYFVDKELSTLDTQA, via the coding sequence ATGCTGAAAGCAGAAATGGTTGAGAAACTAAACGAGCAGATGAACCTTGAACTCTATTCCTCCCTGCTGTATCAGCAGATGAGCGCATGGTGCTGCTACCACAGTTTTGAAGGGGCTGCCGCCTTCCTGCGCCGCCACGCTCAGGAAGAGATGGAGCATATGCAGCGCCTGTTTGCCTATTTAACCGATACCGGAAATATGCCGCGCATTAACGCCGTACCTGCGCCAGTTAATGAATATGCTTCACTGGACGCGCTGTTTAATGCCACCTATGAGCACGAGCAGTTAATTACCCGCCAGATTAACGAGCTGGCCCACGCCGCCATGACGTCGCAGGATTATCCAACCTTTAATTTCCTGCAATGGTATGTTTCTGAGCAGCATGAAGAAGAGAAACTGTTTAAATCCGTGCTGGATAAACTGAGCCTGGTTGGCAAAAGCGGCGAAGGATTGTATTTCGTAGATAAAGAGCTTTCTACGCTGGATACGCAGGCCTGA